The stretch of DNA TCTTGTCCCCGAGCGAAGTTGCTGGGAGCGGTGGGGCACCCACCGAGGGTGAGCAGGAAGGGGAAAGCCCCGCCTTTAGAGCGGGGAAGGGGCAAGTACTCCCCGCCTGCGAACCCCGAAAGGGTCACCGCGAAAGCTCTGAAGCGAGGGGATAAGGGGTCCTCCACTCCTGATAACTGAGGCATTACTATTGAGGCGCCTTTTCACTTGACCCTCAAGCGTCTTTCCTCTATACTCGTGCCATCAGAAAGCGAGTTTTTATCAATGATCGTCAGACCTAAAAACCATGAATAGATATAGGAGGAAGCCAAAATGGATTGGGGAATGAAAAACCGTATGTCGCAACTGATCCAATCTGATGGCCACTGTTTCTTTTTACCAATAGATCATGGATATTTTCAAGGACCCACCCGTATGTTGGAGAAACCAGGCGAAACAATCAAACCACTTCTGCCGTATTGTGACGCCCTTTTTGTTACCAGAGGTGTATTGCGATCGTGTATAGATCCCACTAACAGCAAACCGATCATCCTCAGAGTATCCGGCGGTACCAGCGTCATTGGAAAAGACCTGGCTAACGAGGGAATTACTACCTCTGTGCAAGACGCTATTCGCCTTAATGTGGCTGCTGTGGGTCTCTCCATCTTTGTCGGCAGCGATTACGAACATGATTCGCTGTTAAATCTGGCGAATCTTGTGAATGAATGCGAAGAGTATGGCATTCCAGTCATGGCGGTTACCGCTGTGGGCAAAGAACTGGAGAAAAGGGATGCCCGCTACCTGGCCTTGTGCTCTCGCATTGCTGCCGAACTGGGCGCCAGCGTGGTGAAGACCTACTGGTGCGAAGACTTTGACAGAGTTGTAAATGGTTGTCCTGTTCCCGTGGTCATGGCGGGTGGTCCCAAGTGTGAGACAGAGCTTGAGGTACTCGAATTTGTCTATGATGGTATGCAGAGAGGGGCCGTAGGTGTGAACCTGGGCCGGAACGTCTGGCAAAATGAACACCCAGTGGCCATGGCCAGGGCTTTGCGGGCCATAATCCACGAGAACGCTACTGTTAAAGAGGCTCACAACCTGTTCAAAAGCGTTAAAAGTGGCGAACGGTAGAAACACCACTGCCAACAGAAGAACCCTGAGATGAAAATTTCTTTTTACTCCCCCTCTCCCGCTGGCGGGAGAGGGCTGGGGTGAGGGTGGAAATATTAACTCCCCCCTCCCCTTTATCCCCTCCCCCAGGGGAGGGGAAGGATTTTTGTATGGTTATTTTCTAAGCAACTGAATTGTTTGCTTTTTAGGAAGATATCGTGCGCGTGGCAATGTATTACAACAACACAGACGTGCGGTTGGAGGAGATGCCAACGCCGCAGATTGGCCCTGGCGAGTTATTGGTCAAGGTGATGGCCAGCGGCATCTGTGGCAGCGATGTGATGGAATGGTATCGCATCAAAAGGGCTCCTCTGGTACTAGGTCACGAGATCACGGGAGAGATTGTCGAAGTTGGGGAGGGCGTGGAACGCTACAAGGTCGGTGACAGGGTCTTCGTCTCCCACCACGTCCCTTGCAATACATGCCGTTACTGCCTAAACGGTCATCATACGGTCTGCGAGACCCTACGCAACACCAATTACGATCCCGGTGGCTTTGCCGAATACCTGCGTGTGCCACAGATCAACGTGGACCGGGGTGTATTCCTGCTGCCTGATGAGGTATCGTTCGAGGATGGGGCATTTATCGAGCCGCTGGCCTGCGTCGTGCGCGGGCAGAGGTTGGCGCGCCTGCATCCGGGGCAAACTGTCCTCGTCCTCGGCAGCGGCATTTCCGGGCTACTTCACGTGGCCCTGGCCCGCGCCTCAGGTGCCGGGCGAATAGTGGCCACGGACATCAACGAATATCGCCTGGATGCAGCGCAGCGCTTTGGGGCCGATGTTGTGATCCACGCCGAAGAAGATGTGCCTGCCTGCCTGCGCCAGGCCAACCAAGATAGGCTGGCCGACCCAGTGATCGTTTGTACTGGAGCCCTTCCTGCTCTTATCCAGGCCTTGCAATCTGTGGATCGCGGAGGGACTGTGCTGTTCTTTGCACCAAAAGAGCCAGGCGTGGACCTTCCTGTCCCTTTTAACGATTTCTGGCGCAACGGTATCACACTGATGCCCTCCTATGCTGGCAGCCCCCTGGACATCACAGTAGCCATAGAATTGATCCGTGCCCGCAGGGTGCCTGTGCATGAAATGATCACCCATCGGTTGGGTCTAGCAGAGACAGGTCTGGGCTTCCAACTGGTCGCCGAGGCCAGGGAATCCATCAAGGTGATCATCGAGCCGCATAGATAATCCCAACTTAAAGGATTCAAGAGGTCAAGGATTCCAGTAGTCAGGGGTGAGTACAAACCCTCATTAGGGCTTGGAGAAAAAGGGAATGAAAAAAGGGACTAAGATCGTGGCGATCGGTATCCTCTCCTTTTTTCTGCTGCTGATCGCGGCAGCCTTCATTCTGCCCTACCTAATCAGTCTGGATCGATATAAGGGGATGATCGAGGCAAGACTGGGGGGGGTCCTGCAGAGGGAGGTCTCTTTAGAGGGACTGCGTATAACCATCCTACCTACCTTGGGGGCAAAGATAGAGAATTTGGTGATATCCAACATCTCGGGTTTCTCTCCCACACCCTTCCTCTCCCTGCGGGTTTTAAAGGTCAGGGTTAAACTCCTCCCCCTCTTGGTGGGGAGGAAGGAGATAGCGGGGCTTACCCTGCAAAAACCCAAGGTCTTCATCGAGCGGGATAAGGGGGGGAGGTTGAACATCCCTCTCATGGATGAAAAGATCAAAAGGGGAAGAAGGGGAAGGTTGAAGAGCGCAAGGGTAAAGACGGAGGAATCGAAGGTCCTCCAAGGCCTTTTCATCTCCAAGGCATCAATAAAGGGAGGGAATTTCGTCTATCTGGACAGGGCTATCACCCCCGCCCGCCGGACCGAAATCGAGAAGATAGACCTGGACCTGAGGGACCTCTCCTTGAAGAAAAGGATAAAATACGACCTCTCCCTGAAATGGGCACCAGGTGACTTATCGCTAGAGGGATGGCTGGGCCCACTGGGAGAAACCATCGACCTGAAAAGGACCCCCTTGGAGGGGCGGTTAAGGGTTGACCTCCACAGGCCGGATGACCTTATAAGAACTCTGGCAGGTGAAAAAGGCCCTGCCCTCCATGGTGGATTAAAGGTGGATCTGAACTTCCAAGGGGATACAGGCTCCGCCCTCAAGGTCCAGGGTGAGATCTTCCTGAAGGCCCTCTCTCTGGAGCAAAGGGGGGAGAAGTTGATCC from Deltaproteobacteria bacterium encodes:
- a CDS encoding zinc-dependent dehydrogenase, producing the protein MYYNNTDVRLEEMPTPQIGPGELLVKVMASGICGSDVMEWYRIKRAPLVLGHEITGEIVEVGEGVERYKVGDRVFVSHHVPCNTCRYCLNGHHTVCETLRNTNYDPGGFAEYLRVPQINVDRGVFLLPDEVSFEDGAFIEPLACVVRGQRLARLHPGQTVLVLGSGISGLLHVALARASGAGRIVATDINEYRLDAAQRFGADVVIHAEEDVPACLRQANQDRLADPVIVCTGALPALIQALQSVDRGGTVLFFAPKEPGVDLPVPFNDFWRNGITLMPSYAGSPLDITVAIELIRARRVPVHEMITHRLGLAETGLGFQLVAEARESIKVIIEPHR
- the lsrF gene encoding 3-hydroxy-5-phosphonooxypentane-2,4-dione thiolase, which codes for MDWGMKNRMSQLIQSDGHCFFLPIDHGYFQGPTRMLEKPGETIKPLLPYCDALFVTRGVLRSCIDPTNSKPIILRVSGGTSVIGKDLANEGITTSVQDAIRLNVAAVGLSIFVGSDYEHDSLLNLANLVNECEEYGIPVMAVTAVGKELEKRDARYLALCSRIAAELGASVVKTYWCEDFDRVVNGCPVPVVMAGGPKCETELEVLEFVYDGMQRGAVGVNLGRNVWQNEHPVAMARALRAIIHENATVKEAHNLFKSVKSGER
- a CDS encoding AsmA family protein; amino-acid sequence: MKKGTKIVAIGILSFFLLLIAAAFILPYLISLDRYKGMIEARLGGVLQREVSLEGLRITILPTLGAKIENLVISNISGFSPTPFLSLRVLKVRVKLLPLLVGRKEIAGLTLQKPKVFIERDKGGRLNIPLMDEKIKRGRRGRLKSARVKTEESKVLQGLFISKASIKGGNFVYLDRAITPARRTEIEKIDLDLRDLSLKKRIKYDLSLKWAPGDLSLEGWLGPLGETIDLKRTPLEGRLRVDLHRPDDLIRTLAGEKGPALHGGLKVDLNFQGDTGSALKVQGEIFLKALSLEQRGEKLIQDLDLLLRPEADLCWEKGELGLKSTLQIEETPFQIEGEFRDLQRRPSGKLTFFSKKGFDLEELGPKFPPLQKVLNLKGDLALKGNLRIHPQGPSVLSLEANSSQMEIALVR